The Dyadobacter sandarakinus DNA window TGCTCTTTCTCCAGGCACCTCCACCAGGTCCACGATGTTCGCATTTTCCACAGCATCAGTCACATAGCGGTAGCGGTTCACGTGCTGTTCCAGCAATTTATATCCGAAAATTTCCGTCAGGATCTTTGCGGTAGCCTCTATGGCATTGCTGGTGATCGTAATGTTGTGAAAACCCCGTGTTGCAAATTCAAAAGGTACTTCATCCGTCTCCCAGGGTGTGCGGTTGTCGGTTTTTTTGGCGACTGTCAATTCAAGCTTCAATCCGTGGGGATCCAGGACGGTCAGGTACTGCTCACCGAACTTTTCAGCTACTTTATTGTAAGTCACGCGGTTTGCATCCATTCTTTTCAGCCAGAAATCAAGGCTGCCTTCGGGTACTGAATATCCGATTTCAGTGGCTTGTCTGCTGCCCCTGCGACCGGCGGGAATTTGTCCTCCCCAGGGAAAAAAGGTGAGGATGGTTCCGGGCGTCCCGTTTTTGTCACCATAGTAAAAGTGATATGTATTGGGATCGTCAAAGTTGACCGTTTTTTTCACCATTCTCAGACCCATGACACGGGTGTAGAAATCGTAATTTCTTTTTGCGTCACCGGCAATTGCTGTAATGTGGTGGATCCCGTTGATTGTATTTTCCATGATCTTGAAAGTTTATGTTTGCTTTTGATAGTACAAATGTAGCCTCCTGCCCAGGGTCATTTCATTGAACTAGGACAAGAAAAACAAAGCTGCTGTAAGCCGGCAGATAATTGCGACAGCCGCTGGATCATCGTGCCGGCCCCTCCTGAGCGATAATCTCCATATTCCGGCTTCGGGTGCCTGCCTCGCTTGCACCGCCCTGTTCAAACTATACACAACTATATGGTTCCACATCTGCTAATCAGGCACTTGCTTGTCCTGGCATTTATTTTTTCAAACTTATGGCATGTCCTGGCCCAGATTACCATCACCTACCCTGCCGACCGGGCTGTTTTTCAGCGAAACAACAGCAATGAGGCCCAGCTGTACGTCGCGGGGTATGTAACCGAAATGTTTGATAAAATAGAGGTACGTCTTACCCCTCTGGTTGCTGGTGAAGGTCAGGCAGTGCCTGCGGGTGGCGGCTGGCAGCTTTTGGATGCACAGGTGACATGCGGACAGTTTTACGGCAGTATTAATGCAAAAGGCGGCTGGTACAAGCTGGAAGTGCAGGGCATCCGGGCCGGCAGTCAGCCTAAGGTTGCTTCACTGGCACACGTGGGCCTCGGGGAGGTTTTTGTAGTAGCCGGGCAGTCCAATGCTACCGGGGGTGATGCCAATCCCAATGGTCCGGGTGCAAAGCACGACCAGGTGAATAGTGTCGATTTTCAGAATTACAATGCAGCCAGCCAAAGCATTGCGCCGTATGCCAGTGTACAGCTCCCGTGCCCGCAGTTTGTCCATCTGGATGCCGGTGTAAAAACTGCACCTTTCGGAAACTATGCATGGTGCTGGGGCGCTTTCGGGGATCAGCTTTATGAAAAGCTGCATGTTCCCGTCATGATCTTCAATGCAGGCTGGTCCAGTACCGGAATTGACAACTGGTTTGAGTCTGTGGATCCTGCCAAAGCACCCGTCAGCGCATTCGGGTACGTATTTCCCGCAGGAATGCCTTTCGGGCATTTGCGGCTTGCACTGAATTACTATGTGGCCCAGCTCGGCATACGCGCAGTCCTCTGGCATCAGGGCGAAACCGACAATTACCTTGAACAACCAGGAGACGATACATTCACCCGGTACGCTTCGCGCCTCTCGGGTGTTATTCAGGCCACCAGAAATCTTACGGGCAAAACTGACCTGGCCTGGATGGTAGCGCGGGCATCCCGGTTTACCGTCAATGGTGTCAACAGAGTTTCTGCGAATGTCATTGCGGCGCAGAATGAGGTGATCAGCAACAATGCGCTTTATCCTCACGTTTATCCCGGTCCGGATACCGATCCTTATTTCAGTATTGATTACCGCGCAGACCAGGTTCATTTCCGTGGCGATGGGGTAACTCCTTCCGCAGACGGAAAGGTGTATGCAGGCCTCGTTTCACTCGCCCAGTTCTGGTCCGATCGCGTGGATGCTGCATTTCTTTCACAGTCTGTTCCCTATGCCGCTACCCCTCCTCCTCTCGTCAATGCAGTTGCTGCGCCTCCTGCCGAAGTTACCTTTCAGGCACCGGCGGGGTCTGCGGGCACAAAGTATGCTTGGCTGAGTGAGGTGGAATGCAATACCCCATTGTCGGCCAATCCGGAGTTCAAGGCAGGAGCCGGACATTATAAATTGCGCATGACGGACGCAAAAGGCAACGTGGTTTTTTCACCTGCGCTGAACGTTGATGGGAATGCATTGCCTGTTATTATGGAATACTTTTATGCACAGGCAGATGCAGATAACCGGGTGACACTGCATTGGGCCACGAGTGCTGAAATCAATGCAGCCTACTTTGAAATTGAGCGGAGCCGGGATGCTGTACATTACAGCACGGTTGCCACGGAGCGGGCCTGGGGAAATACCAGCTGCCTGCATGCCTATACTGCCACTGATGAGCCACTGGAGCCTGGCATTTATTACTATCGCCTCAGACAATGGGATCTGGACGGCACTTCACATTTGAGCCGGATTACCAGTCTGCATATTGGCGGCGCGGAACCCCAGGTTTACCCCAACCCGGTCACAGACCAGCTTACCATCAGTGCTGCGCATAGTCTCCGGAAAGTCGTTATCCGGGATGCATCGGGCCGGGAAGTTTTTTCCGCTGACTCAGCCGGGAAGGTAATGGTTGTGGATGTAAGCCGCCTCCCCGCAGGGCTGTATATTGTTGAAGCGGTTGATAAACGGGTGCAAATTCTAAAATAGCAGGGAACCTGAGATACTGTCATATTTCCTTTGTTTATCGACTTTAAATCACCTTCATGCTCAACGAAGTGCCTTAATTTACCGGCTCAATATCGACAGCATACATGGTTTTGAATGCCCGGCTGGAATGAAAATAGCTAGATTGCGTGTTATAGAAACTTAACCGCGAAACAGGAATTAAACCAGCAGTGCATATGAATTGGATTACAATCAACACGGAGGAGGAAGTTAAGCAGATAACCCAGTCACAGGATATCGCTTTGATATACAAACACAGCCCACGCTGCATGACCAGCCTCATGGCGTACCGTCAGCTTAAATCGGAGGTGAGTGCCGCGCTGGATATTGATGTACCACTCTACATTGTGGACGTAATTAAGAACCGGAGAGAGTCAATGGCAATTGCCGAAAGCTTCCGGGTGGAACATCAGTCGCCCCAGCTGCTGGTTGTACAAAACGGAAAGTGCCTTTTTAATGCTTCACATGAGGCTATTACGCTGGAAGACACACTCCAGTTTTTGCAAAAACCGGCCTGATCAGACCCGGCTCATGCTGCGCAAAACAAAAAAAAAGGGAAGCCGGCTGGCTTCCCTTTTGCATGTTATATGAATGCCATCATCAGGTCGCGAGTGGCGGACCGGATGGAATCATGATCTTTTCCCGCTTCATTTCAAACTTGTAGCGTTTGGCGGTAAACTTGGCCGTCATGTACTCGCCCATGTAAATGGATCCGGTCATCGTATCATCCTTGACAGTACCTGAAAACAGGAAAGTAATCCAGTCAGCAGGATGGCGGTCCACGCTGCGCATTTTGAATTCATTTCCCTCGACGGTTCCCTGCAGTTCCCTTACGCTGAGTTCGCCCTTGTGCGTACCGCTCAGCCAGTTACCATCCTGCTCAATGATCAGCGTTTGCTTGCTGGCGCTGGAGAAAAACTCCACGGTAGCTTCCCAATGCCCTTTCAATGATACGGTGGCTTCGGCCATTTCTGCCTTTTTAGGGGTGCGCTTCTGAG harbors:
- a CDS encoding ring-cleaving dioxygenase, with amino-acid sequence MENTINGIHHITAIAGDAKRNYDFYTRVMGLRMVKKTVNFDDPNTYHFYYGDKNGTPGTILTFFPWGGQIPAGRRGSRQATEIGYSVPEGSLDFWLKRMDANRVTYNKVAEKFGEQYLTVLDPHGLKLELTVAKKTDNRTPWETDEVPFEFATRGFHNITITSNAIEATAKILTEIFGYKLLEQHVNRYRYVTDAVENANIVDLVEVPGERAGHVAGGSVHHVAFRVANEDVLMYFRKKVIEAGHQITEKIDRNYFYSLYFREPGGVLFEIASDNPGFAVDETVENLGSGLMLPAQYEAHRTQIEQVLPKLN
- a CDS encoding T9SS type A sorting domain-containing protein → MVPHLLIRHLLVLAFIFSNLWHVLAQITITYPADRAVFQRNNSNEAQLYVAGYVTEMFDKIEVRLTPLVAGEGQAVPAGGGWQLLDAQVTCGQFYGSINAKGGWYKLEVQGIRAGSQPKVASLAHVGLGEVFVVAGQSNATGGDANPNGPGAKHDQVNSVDFQNYNAASQSIAPYASVQLPCPQFVHLDAGVKTAPFGNYAWCWGAFGDQLYEKLHVPVMIFNAGWSSTGIDNWFESVDPAKAPVSAFGYVFPAGMPFGHLRLALNYYVAQLGIRAVLWHQGETDNYLEQPGDDTFTRYASRLSGVIQATRNLTGKTDLAWMVARASRFTVNGVNRVSANVIAAQNEVISNNALYPHVYPGPDTDPYFSIDYRADQVHFRGDGVTPSADGKVYAGLVSLAQFWSDRVDAAFLSQSVPYAATPPPLVNAVAAPPAEVTFQAPAGSAGTKYAWLSEVECNTPLSANPEFKAGAGHYKLRMTDAKGNVVFSPALNVDGNALPVIMEYFYAQADADNRVTLHWATSAEINAAYFEIERSRDAVHYSTVATERAWGNTSCLHAYTATDEPLEPGIYYYRLRQWDLDGTSHLSRITSLHIGGAEPQVYPNPVTDQLTISAAHSLRKVVIRDASGREVFSADSAGKVMVVDVSRLPAGLYIVEAVDKRVQILK
- the ytxJ gene encoding bacillithiol system redox-active protein YtxJ, with amino-acid sequence MNWITINTEEEVKQITQSQDIALIYKHSPRCMTSLMAYRQLKSEVSAALDIDVPLYIVDVIKNRRESMAIAESFRVEHQSPQLLVVQNGKCLFNASHEAITLEDTLQFLQKPA